A genome region from Naumovozyma castellii chromosome 5, complete genome includes the following:
- the NCAS0E03970 gene encoding uncharacterized protein, whose protein sequence is MQITLDFGFQQPRYPLKSKKGRDVTDVQASPEVSAELGRLDQILNVFDSPVYNSTLKSHFRESIFTTLSRGRSSRYSNMNYSALDPHIRGPFRAVNLRLMNNVESYLSFLSSKFEIETLKSKLTSVPTSAEYDKVAQIRVHDPTDLSKPIFLSMREVQSSPATILAAMFQLYTTSNHSSYPSDYADNKMFGLTINTDIHVLFGKLLQSYNI, encoded by the coding sequence ATGCAAATTACTCTTGACTTTGGATTTCAACAACCCAGATATCCCTTGAAAAGCAAGAAAGGTAGAGACGTCACAGACGTCCAAGCATCACCTGAGGTTTCAGCTGAATTGGGAAGATTAgatcaaattttaaatgTTTTTGACAGCCCAGTTTATAATTCGACTCTAAAGTCACACTTCCGCGAATCTATATTTACTACCCTTTCTAGAGGTAGATCGTCAAGATACAGCAATATGAATTACTCCGCCTTAGACCCGCATATACGTGGTCCTTTCCGAGCAGTAAACTTACGCTTGATGAATAATGTCGAATCTTACCTATCGTTTCTTAGCAGTAAATTTGAGATTGAGACTCTCAAAAGTAAGTTAACCTCAGTACCCACATCTGCTGAATATGATAAAGTGGCACAAATTCGTGTTCACGATCCAACAGATTTATCGAAACCAATATTTCTTTCGATGCGTGAGGTACAATCATCACCTGCTACTATACTTGCTGCGATGTTCCAATTATATACAACATCCAACCATAGTAGCTATCCATCTGATTATGCTGACAATAAAATGTTTGGATTAACTATAAATACTGATATTCATGTATTGTTTGGGaaacttcttcaatcttaCAACATATGA
- the RAD2 gene encoding ssDNA endodeoxyribonuclease RAD2 (ancestral locus Anc_5.51), producing the protein MGVHSFWDVVGPTARPVRLKSLQDKKMAVDASIWIYQFMKAVRDQDGNRVSNSHITGFFRRICKLLYFGIQPVFVFDGGVPALKRDTIKQRREIRQGKRDNAQKTAKKLLALQLLQNDKTMSASPSPKKNKEMSFKPHDDWDLPEIKGFKYDTDDQRIISTKEFENVISSLDDELDNIDLDSINPASKEFEELPKSTQYTILSTLRLRSRLRMGYTKEQLEDIFPNSMDFSKFQINMVKRRNYFTQKLMNTTGFHDSGASKLNDEVIDRISGQLHKEYKLQKVENGWALGLGNMDGSERAKAVILDENDNDDGDDDIKFVGKRKISKNDEEEDEEEEEADFDWEDVDLKSKNKKQIEDYSLKAAKLPQLEKKIQTVGGQSFLDKRPTQESPAKKNTSSSIQYVNVNEDEDQGSEDDEYLQQLQEIEMMEAYQRSMNDSNKKTQTTLTEKNNSLEQDDLNIEQLSKAKANDLKKITKKLEFQKDVTILPEENVMNSNNVDVNDKLPPKPILTENEQNLNYIVSKIPAVDFSNNSSLLFQNETTEKKVNDDTNMKKAPLPETPSWFHGNSSMEPINPFATSNFVEDKSIDDITNEGGSKDHMLVTGPNVEHFLKRQNVGYAGSTDNPVPINEPVSDDDLKEIVPNETQSPDSTPSPIMSENEGEREERKPLAFDYDFSEEEEENLVENIRREEEGFQDFKTSTLFNNPSIGTSSAENAFLEDELYKQQVKEKRDSDEVTPEMIQDVQELLSRFGVPYITAPMEAEAQCAELLQLKLVDGVVTDDSDVFLFGGSKIYKNMFHEKNYVEFYDSESILRNLGLDRENMIELAELLGSDYTNGIKGMGPVSSLEVLAEFGNLKEFRNWYNEGQFDKKKQEGETKFQKDLRKRLVNNKIVLDSNFPSELVHDAYINPEVDHDTTAFKWGLPDLDLLRLFLKTHAGWPQEKSDEVLIPLIRTINNRKKASKQRTLTEFFPTEYIQEKTLNMSKRLAGATGKIKKRRLK; encoded by the coding sequence ATGGGTGTTCATTCATTTTGGGACGTAGTAGGGCCTACAGCAAGACCTGTAAGACTAAAGTCCCTTCAGGACAAAAAGATGGCTGTGGATGCATCCATTTGGATTTACCAATTCATGAAGGCCGTCAGGGATCAAGATGGTAATAGAGTGAGTAATTCACATATCACAGGGTTCTTTAGAAGGATCTGTAAGCTATTATACTTTGGTATACAACCTGTCTTCGTCTTCGATGGTGGTGTCCCCGCTTTGAAAAGAGATACTATTAAGCAAAGACGAGAAATACGACAGGGGAAAAGAGATAATGCACAAAAGACTGCTAAGAAATTGTTAGCTTTGCAACTACTTCAAAATGACAAGACCATGTCTGCATCACCATCACctaaaaagaataaagagATGTCTTTCAAGCCGCACGATGATTGGGATTTACCTGAGATTAAAGGGTTTAAGTATGATACAGATGATCAAAGAATTATATCCACCAAGGAGTTTGAAAATGTAATAAGTTctttggatgatgaattagataatattgatttggaCTCCATTAATCCCGCGTccaaagaatttgaagaattaccCAAATCAACTCAGTATACGATTCTTTCCACGCTACGTCTACGATCAAGATTAAGAATGGGGTACACTAAGGAACAATTAGAAGATATTTTCCCCAATAGTatggatttttcaaaatttcaaatcaatatgGTCAAGAGAAGAAACTATTTTACCcaaaaattgatgaatacGACAGGGTTCCATGACAGTGGTGcttcaaaattaaatgatgaagtcATTGATAGAATATCCGGCCAACTCCATAAAGAGtataaattacaaaaggTTGAAAACGGATGGGCTCTTGGTTTAGGAAATATGGATGGTTCTGAACGTGCTAAGGCAGTCATCttggatgaaaatgataacgACGATggagatgatgatattaagTTTGTGGGTAAACGGAAAATCAGTAAAaatgacgaagaagaagatgaggaggaggaggaagcCGATTTTGATTGGGAAGATGTTGAtttaaaatcaaagaataaaaagcaaattgaagattattctttaaaggCAGCCAAACTACCACAACtagagaaaaaaattcaaactGTAGGAGGACAATCTTTCCTTGATAAACGACCAACTCAGGAATCACCAGctaaaaaaaatacttcATCGAGCATACAATATGTTAACGTCaacgaagatgaagatcAAGGCagtgaagatgatgagTATCTTCAACAGCTGCAGGAAATCGAGATGATGGAAGCATATCAAAGATCTATGAACGattcaaacaaaaaaacACAAACAACTCTTACggaaaagaataattcattggaacaagatgatttaaatattgaacaattatCCAAAGCAAAAGCTAatgatttaaaaaaaataacaaagaaactagaatttcaaaaggaCGTCACGATTCTCCCTGAAGAAAATGTAATGAATTCTAATAACGTTGACGTGAACGATAAATTACCTCCAAAACCAATACTTACAGAAAATGAACAGAACCTAAACTATATTGTCAGCAAGATTCCAGCAGTTGATTTCAGTAATAATAGTTCTCTactatttcaaaatgagACTACAGAAAAGAAGGTAAACGACGATACTAACATGAAAAAGGCACCGCTACCCGAAACACCTTCTTGGTTCCATGGGAACTCTAGTATGGAACCCATAAACCCTTTTGCCACTTCCAATTTTGTGGAGGACAAGTCAATCGACGATATAACAAATGAAGGAGGTAGCAAAGATCATATGTTAGTTACTGGGCCTAACGTGGAGCACTTTTTGAAGAGACAGAATGTGGGTTATGCTGGTTCAACTGATAACCCTGTGCCAATTAATGAACCTGTCTCGGATGATGATCTCAAAGAAATAGTTCCCAACGAAACTCAAAGTCCTGACTCCACTCCTTCTCCAATAATGTCAGAGAATGAAGgtgaaagagaagaaaggaAACCACTTGCCTTTGATTACGATTTTTCcgaggaggaagaagaaaatcttGTAGAAAACATACGGAGGGAGGAGGAAGGgtttcaagattttaaGACATCaactttattcaataaCCCATCTATTGGAACCAGTTCCGCCGAAAATGCGTTTCTGGAAGACGAACTTTATAAGCAACAAgtgaaagagaaaagagACTCTGATGAAGTTACACCGGAGATGATCCAAGACGTGCAAGAATTACTTTCTAGGTTTGGTGTACCCTATATAACTGCACCAATGGAAGCTGAAGCACAATGTGCTGAGCTTTTACAATTGAAGCTGGTGGATGGTGTTGTTACTGATGATAGTGATGTGTTTCTATTTGGTGGTTCAAAGatttataaaaatatgTTCCATGAGAAGAATTATGTGGAATTTTATGATAGTGAATCGATCCTAAGAAACTTGGGTTTGGATAGAGAAAATATGATCGAACTGGCAGAATTATTAGGAAGTGATTATACCAATGGTATAAAGGGTATGGGGCCGGTATCTAGTCTAGAAGTTCTTGCagaatttggaaatttaaaAGAGTTTAGAAACTGGTACAATGAAGGTCAATTtgataagaagaaacagGAGGGGgaaacaaaatttcaaaaggaTCTTAGGAAAAGATTggttaataataaaattgttttGGATTCAAATTTCCCCAGCGAACTGGTTCATGATGCATATATCAACCCTGAGGTAGATCATGATACTACTGCTTTTAAATGGGGACTCCCAGACTTGGATTTACTGCGTCTTTTCCTTAAGACACATGCTGGCTGGCCACAGGAGAAATCCGATGAAGTTTTAATTCCCTTGATCAGAACAATCAATAATCGTAAAAAGGCAAGTAAACAAAGGACATTAACAGAATTCTTCCCCacagaatatattcaaGAGAAGACGCTTAACATGAGTAAGAGGCTGGCCGGTGCCACAGGGAAGATtaagaagagaagattGAAGTAG
- the NCAS0E03930 gene encoding uncharacterized protein (ancestral locus Anc_5.53): MGMQSNLLATQSGPIESKETINKLRPAVHDAIYALLRLDRGFQQIVQDGHVNEQFLTKAFKELGLNIPLLGRPPVPPRTSIKSADGRVRDLPRGPRRSSTESTPVKKTETPIKELPVANINETMSPPSTINLENAMPSKIPNDVAAAKDNTIQPSSPLKRDINTTLSVPHRIKRESEMEIEQFEPERKMVNDEEVNKQFSKFIENMNEDIQEFTESLADTGVPHEQIIELKRVVVNGMNDMVKKLAILKDILEREDEVKRKKRKISSDTASEKPTEHP, from the coding sequence ATGGGTATGCAGAGTAATTTATTAGCTACCCAGAGTGGTCCCATAGAGAGtaaagaaacaataaataaattgagACCGGCAGTTCATGATGCTATCTACGCTTTGCTTCGATTAGACCGAGGGTTCCAACAAATAGTTCAAGATGGGCATGTAAATGAGCAGTTTTTGACCAAGGCGTTCAAGGAATTGGGGTTGAATATACCGTTGCTGGGTAGACCTCCAGTACCTCCTCGGACTTCTATTAAGAGTGCTGATGGGCGTGTACGAGACTTACCCCGAGGtccaagaagaagcagTACGGAAAGTACTCCTGTGAAGAAAACTGAGACTCCAATTAAGGAACTACCAGTGGCAAACATTAATGAAACCATGTCACCACCTTCAACTATAAACTTGGAAAATGCGATGCCGTCAAAAATTCCTAACGATGTAGCAGCAGCGAAGGATAATACTATTCAACCTTCTAGCCCTTTAAAAAGAGATATCAATACTACTTTGTCTGTTCCCCATAGGATCAAGAGAGAATCTGAAATGGAAATTGAGCAATTTGAACCGGAAAGGAAAATGgttaatgatgaagaggtGAATAAACAATTCTcaaaattcattgaaaatatgaatGAAGACATTCAAGAATTCACAGAATCATTGGCTGATACTGGTGTACCGCACGAGCAAATTATAGAATTGAAACGTGTTGTCGTCAACGGAATGAACGACATGGTCAAGAAACTGGCGATTTTGAAGGATATACTTGAAAGGGAAGACGAagtgaaaagaaagaaacgGAAGATATCATCAGATACCGCCAGTGAGAAGCCGACGGAACATCCTTGA
- the NCAS0E03960 gene encoding uncharacterized protein (Ty-like retrotransposon): MSDQRFAQILEAINSLRVDISSKIDATNAILAEHSEKLKVHSKVLEDASLMAAKLQKEIIEEEKKEEKDNEEIVFEKKEEEFKFDDAKFEQADAGANQLAADTKASVAEPAFSVNTLEERINHMKRELQNIVQQEKYLLTASPEDKNSYLVKLEEVRANVPTLILDSNDPRLLTCKRPLSDVSMGSISPEMDINAPYGVDVSSPLRYIQAQLIAKRVQFEDWSCFLHLCCSNLSLYVLKDFYDFFPTWIQCVVAFYMYIDFPAFNTKKYRELKHVQPSIFPDFFIKSINTNLNKEDALSFVGSRLDLATTSVPVVQRLQLVPAFPIDERGFVNFARLTFQHLQTLDYHADKFCSEFEYVYYSVVMLRAQQVSRYGLNNILNVAPKEAQEFVNMMAGHK; this comes from the coding sequence ATGTCTGACCAGAGATTTGCTCAAATTTTGGAAGCTATCAATTCATTGAGAGTAGATATTTCCTCCAAAATTGATGCTACTAATGCTATTTTGGCTGAACACTCGGAAAAACTGAAGGTTCATTCCAAAGTTCTCGAAGATGCTTCTCTAATGGCTGCCAAACttcaaaaggaaattattgaagaagaaaagaaggaagaaaaggataacgaagaaattgtttttgaaaagaaagaagaagaatttaaattcgATGATGCTAAATTCGAACAAGCTGATGCCGGTGCCAATCAATTAGCTGCCGATACCAAAGCTAGTGTTGCTGAACCAGCTTTTTCTGTTAATACACTAGAGGAACGTATAAATCATATGAAAAGAGAACTCCAGAATATAGTACAACAGGAAAAGTATCTTTTGACTGCTTCCCCAGAAGACAAAAATTCCTACCTGGTTAAACTAGAAGAGGTCAGGGCTAACGTTCCAACTCTTATCTTGGATTCAAATGATCCTAGATTATTAACTTGCAAGCGTCCTCTATCTGACGTGTCAATGGGTAGCATTTCTCCTGAAATGGATATCAATGCTCCTTATGGGGTCGATGTTAGCTCTCCACTGAGGTATATCCAGGCCCAGTTAATCGCCAAGCGTGTTCAATTTGAGGATTGGTCCTGCTTTCTGCACCTTTGTTGTTCCAATTTGTCACTTTATGTTTTGAAGGATTTTTACGACTTCTTTCCAACGTGGATACAATGTGTCGTTGCGTTCTACATGTACATTGATTTTCCTGCTTTTAATACAAAAAAGTACAGAGAATTGAAACATGTACAACCTTCAATTTTCCCtgattttttcattaaatcaatcaatactaatttaaataaagaagatgcATTATCTTTTGTCGGTTCAAGATTAGACCTGGCTACAACATCTGTACCTGTAGTACAAAGATTACAATTAGTCCCAGCTTTCCCTATTGACGAAAGAGGATTTGTCAATTTTGCAAGGTTGACTTTTCAACATTTGCAAACACTTGATTATCATGCGGACAAGTTCTGCTCTGAATTTGAATACGTGTATTACTCAGTTGTAATGCTCCGTGCCCAGCAAGTTTCAAGATACGGTTTgaacaatatattaaatGTTGCTCCCAAAGAAGCTCAAGAATTTGTCAATATGATGGCAGGCCATAAGTAA
- the DBP8 gene encoding ATP-dependent RNA helicase DBP8 (ancestral locus Anc_5.69), giving the protein MSEIKNATFKSLGLSRWLQEALQAMKINQPTAIQKACIPEILKGRDCIGGAKTGSGKTVAFAAPMLTKWSEDPSGMFGVVLTPTRELAMQIAEQFTALGSSMNIRVALVVGGESIVDQAIQLQKKPHFIIATPGRLAHHIMSSGEDTIGGLKRAKFLVLDEADSLLTDTFASDLATCIGALPSKDKRQTLLFTATITDQVRALEDAPIQEGKPPLFTYQVESVDKVAIPSTLKTEYILVPEHVKEAYLYQLLTCETYKDSSAIIFVNRTMTAEILRRTLYHLEVRVASLHSQMPQQERTNSLHRFRANVARVLIATDVASRGLDIPTVELVINYDIPADPDTFIHRAGRTARAGRSGDAISFVTQRDVSRIEAIEKRINKKMTESDKVHDTAVIRKALTKVTKAKRESLMAMEKENFGERKRVQKRKELASKGFRRD; this is encoded by the coding sequence ATGTcagaaattaaaaatgcaACATTTAAATCATTAGGCCTTTCCAGGTGGCTCCAAGAGGCTCTCCAAGCGATGAAGATAAACCAACCCACCGCCATTCAGAAGGCATGTATTCCTGAGATATTGAAAGGAAGAGATTGTATCGGTGGGGCCAAGACTGGTTCAGGTAAGACTGTGGCGTTTGCTGCCCCAATGTTGACTAAATGGTCAGAGGATCCTAGTGGTATGTTTGGTGTCGTGCTAACGCCCACTAGAGAATTAGCTATGCAAATTGCTGAACAATTCACTGCCCTGGGAAGCAGCATGAACATTAGAGTTGCCCTTGTTGTTGGTGGTGAAAGTATTGTGGACCAAGCTATTCAGTTACAAAAGAAACCACATTTTATCATTGCTACACCGGGGAGATTAGCACATCATATAATGAGTAGTGGTGAAGATACCATTGGTGGACTAAAAAGAGCCAAATTCTTGGTCTTGGATGAAGCTGATAGTTTGTTAACAGATACATTTGCTAGTGATCTAGCCACTTGCATCGGTGCACTACCGTCCAAGGACAAGAGACAAACGTTATTATTCACAGCTACGATTACAGACCAAGTTAGAGCATTGGAGGACGCACCCATTCAAGAGGGCAAACCACCTTTGTTTACATACCAAGTGGAGAGTGTGGATAAGGTGGCTATCCCATCTACTTTAAAGacagaatatattttagtTCCAGAACATGTGAAGGAGGCATACTTGTATCAATTGTTGACATGTGAAACTTATAAAGATTCTAGTGCCATTATTTTTGTGAACAGAACCATGACAGCTGAAATTCTACGAAGAACTTTATATCATTTAGAAGTTAGAGTTGCATCACTACATTCACAAATGCCACAACAGGAAAGAACCAATTCATTACATAGATTCCGTGCCAATGTAGCAAGAGTATTAATTGCAACTGACGTGGCATCCAGAGGGTTAGATATCCCCACAGTGGAATTGGTTATTAACTACGATATTCCTGCAGATCCAGATACTTTTATTCATAGAGCAGGTCGTACTGCTCGTGCTGGAAGAAGTGGTGATGCTATATCTTTTGTAACGCAGAGGGATGTTTCCAGAATTGAAGCAATTGAGAAACGTATAAATAAGAAGATGACGGAGTCTGATAAGGTTCACGACACTGCAGTTATAAGAAAGGCTTTGACCAAGGTGACTAAGGCTAAGAGAGAATCCTTAATGGCCATGGAGAAGGAAAATTTCGGGGAGAGAAAGAGAGTccagaagaggaaagaacTGGCAAGCAAGGGATTTAGAAGGGATTAA
- the TNA1 gene encoding Tna1p (ancestral locus Anc_5.50), translated as MAVNSKISHEDYVDRILFAPAPNDNDNNNDDNDNSSYQQEPKMVAFEDNTSQESSTDCHHRDSKKERDLTRDREILATTTDDDGIPSISHPMEKQILKKMDIFLIPLMGILYFLSNLDKSNIGNAEVAGLSDDIGLVGTQYNTCVTVFFGTYILFDPIGSNLLKIMGPPTMMSICLFCFGVISLGTAWIKNYAQLIVVRLLLGAFEGMIYPAINMYLSVCYRREQYAMRFAFVFSAAALSSSFGGLIAYGCSQIHGSLHSWQYIYIVEGAISIGFVPFYYFGLNKNLEDTWFFNKEEREYIVERYKTMNTYNPDEKFEWFQVWLAVKDIKTWVSAVALFGIDLTTFGLTVFLPIIITSLGFTNVRAQLMTVPVYFLTAFVFFGCALWSDKLRLRSPFIIGACLTTAVGISIVLGSKVHGVRYFGVFILCMGIYVNAACNCLWLSGNNGNYFKRATALGINLFIGSGSGLVSGQIFVAADKPGYVKGLSICLAFQILSIIMTFIQFILYKRANAKKEAIIIHCEEIGEPIPYDERLSDMNPEFRYMY; from the coding sequence ATGGCCGTAAATAGCAAGATATCCCATGAGGATTACGTCGACAGAATCCTCTTTGCACCAGCACCTAATGATAACGATAACAACAATGATGACAATGACAATAGTTCTTACCAACAGGAACCTAAAATGGTTGCCTTTGAAGACAACACTAGCCAGGAATCATCGACAGATTGTCACCACCGTGACTCCAAGAAGGAGAGAGATCTGACCAGAGACAGAGAAATTCTCGCAACAACGACAGATGATGACGGCATCCCCTCCATATCTCACCCAATGGAAAAGCAAATcctgaaaaaaatggacATCTTCCTAATACCATTAATGGgtattctttattttctctCCAACTTGgataaatcaaatattgGTAACGCAGAAGTGGCTGGACTCTCCGATGATATCGGACTAGTCGGCACTCAATATAATACCTGTGTCACCGTATTTTTCGGTacatatattcttttcGACCCAATAGGTTCCAACTTGTTAAAGATTATGGGACCCCCCACTATGATGAGTATTTGCCTGTTTTGTTTTGGTGTCATTTCCCTGGGCACCGCTTGGATTAAAAATTATGCACAATTGATAGTCGTTAGATTACTGTTAGGTGCTTTTGAGGGGATGATCTATCCAGCAATCAACATGTACCTTTCCGTATGTTACAGAAGAGAACAATATGCTATGAGGTTTGCATTCGTGTTTAGTGCGGCTGCTTTGTCTTCCTCCTTTGGTGGGTTGATCGCATATGGTTGTTCTCAAATCCATGGTTCATTGCATTCATGGCAGTACATTTATATCGTCGAGGGAGCCATATCTATTGGATTCGTTccattttattattttggtCTCAATAAGAATTTGGAGGATACCTGGTTCTTTAACAAGGAGGAAAGAGAATACATCGTGGAAAGATACAAGACAATGAATACATACAACCCTGATGAAAAATTCGAATGGTTTCAGGTATGGCTGGCTGTCAAGGATATTAAAACTTGGGTCTCCGCAGTGGCGTTATTCGGTATCGATTTGACTACTTTTGGGCTAACTGTCTTTTTACCCATCATTATCACTAGTCTTGGGTTCACTAATGTGAGAGCTCAACTAATGACTGTCCCCGTATACTTCTTAACTGCTTTTGTCTTCTTCGGATGCGCCCTTTGGTCTGATAAATTGAGATTAAGATCACCATTCATCATTGGCGCATGTTTGACTACCGCGGTCGGAATCTCTATCGTCTTGGGTTCAAAAGTACATGGAGTAAGATATTTCGGTGTCTTTATCTTATGTATGGGTATCTATGTCAATGCTGCTTGTAACTGTCTGTGGTTAAGCGGTAATAATGGTAATTACTTTAAGAGAGCCACTGCACTGGGgattaatttatttattggttCAGGTTCAGGTTTAGTCTCTGGTCAAATCTTTGTTGCTGCTGATAAACCAGGTTACGTGAAGGGGCTATCCATATGTCTGGCGTTCCAAATATTATCGATTATTATGActtttattcaattcattctttATAAGAGGGCGAACGCCAAGAAGGAAgccatcatcatccattgCGAAGAAATTGGTGAACCTATCCCTTATGATGAAAGACTAAGTGACATGAATCCTGAATTCAGATACATGTACTAG